A genomic region of Gossypium hirsutum isolate 1008001.06 chromosome D01, Gossypium_hirsutum_v2.1, whole genome shotgun sequence contains the following coding sequences:
- the LOC107922311 gene encoding putative clathrin assembly protein At1g25240, translating to MAIWKRATGAIKDKNSLVLAKFITRGAFGDHDLEAAIIKATSHDEHDIDKRNTRMLFSWIRASPNTLCPLVRALSRRMEKTRSWVVAIKGLMLVHGLIHCKVPDARKMGRLPFDFSSFSDRHSRLSKTWGFNIFIRQYFVFLDERAVVWLLDENKTAEDVPLIVRQLLKLRKRQCLLDMLLKIRPRADNMKVPLILEAMDCVIIEIFDVYSRICSEIAKVLMQVHSVGKLEAAMALEILRKATSQGAQLSQYFEFCKEYGVLKANEFHKVTEIPEEDVQELERIINGVSDKTYKNDDFKENDQMATVVREENNAIVEHSELIKGGLKTTITDKWEVFHDNINLNGEHIDSFFNESNGSADQEATVSDLPLIPIDHMAVHYPFEIPDLISF from the coding sequence ATGGCTATATGGAAGAGGGCCACCGGTGCTATCAAAGACAAGAACAGCCTAGTGCTCGCCAAATTTATCACAAGAGGTGCCTTTGGGGATCATGATCTTGAAGCTGCCATCATCAAGGCCACAAGTCATGACGAACACGACATTGATAAAAGGAATACTCGAATGCTTTTTTCCTGGATTCGAGCTTCACCGAATACCCTATGCCCTCTCGTTCGTGCCCTGTCTAGAAGGATGGAGAAGACGCGGAGTTGGGTGGTTGCCATCAAAGGCTTGATGCTCGTGCATGGTCTTATTCATTGTAAGGTCCCTGACGCTCGAAAGATGGGTCGTTTACCTTTTGATTTCTCCAGTTTCAGCGACAGACATTCCAGGTTAAGCAAAACATGgggtttcaatatttttattcgTCAATACTTTGTATTTCTAGACGAAAGAGCTGTCGTTTGGTTACTGGACGAAAACAAAACTGCCGAGGATGTTCCCTTGATTGTTCGGCAGCTTTTGAAACTTCGGAAACGGCAATGTTTGCTTGATATGTTGCTTAAAATTAGGCCTCGAGCGGATAATATGAAGGTTCCTTTAATTCTAGAAGCCATGGATTGTGTCATCATCGAGATTTTCGATGTTTATAGCAGGATATGCAGTGAGATCGCCAAGGTTTTAATGCAAGTACATTCAGTTGGTAAACTTGAAGCAGCAATGGCCCTCGAGATTCTTCGGAAGGCAACGTCACAAGGCGCACAACTTTCTCAATATTTCGAGTTTTGCAAGGAATATGGTGTTTTAAAAGCTAACGAATTCCACAAGGTTACTGAGATTCCGGAGGAAGATGTCCAAGAACTGGAGAGAATAATCAATGGGGTTTCAGACAAGACATACAAGAACGACGACTTCAAGGAAAATGACCAAATGGCAACAGTTGTAAGAGAAGAAAACAATGCCATCGTCGAGCATAGCGAATTAATAAAAGGTGGCTTGAAGACAACAATAACAGACAAATGGGAGGTTTTTCATGATAATATAAACCTCAATGGAGAACATATCGATAGTTTCTTTAATGAAAGCAACGGTAGTGCCGATCAAGAAGCTACAGTTTCAGATCTACCTCTTATACCCATTGATCATATGGCTGTTCATTACCCTTTTGAAATCCCAGATTTAATTAGCTTCTAG
- the LOC107922313 gene encoding protein BASIC PENTACYSTEINE2 produces the protein MDDDALNMRNWGYYEPSFKGHLGLQLMSSMAERDTKSFIPMRNPNLMVTPNAAFHPRDCIVSEAPNPMNYVRDSWISQREKFFNMLPGISPNYGILPETSAAHSLPILQPSPNSSTRDERVVGRVEEPPATKESVELKKRQSESAPKTPKTKKPRKPKDNTNSSVQRVKPAKKSMDIKINGYDMDISGIPIPVCSCTGTPQQCYRWGCGGWQSACCTTNVSMYPLPMSTKRRGARIAGRKMSQGAFKKVLEKLAAENYNFNNPIDLRTHWARHGTNKFVTIR, from the coding sequence ATGGATGACGATGCGTTGAACATGCGTAATTGGGGTTACTATGAGCCATCCTTTAAAGGACATCTTGGTCTGCAGCTTATGTCAAGCATGGCTGAGCGGGACACAAAGTCTTTTATTCCAATGCGCAATCCGAATCTCATGGTTACTCCCAATGCTGCCTTTCACCCACGCGACTGCATTGTTTCGGAGGCTCCTAACCCCATGAATTATGTTAGGGATAGTTGGATTAGCCAGAGAGAAAAGTTTTTTAACATGTTACCGGGCATTTCTCCTAACTACGGCATTCTGCCTGAAACTTCAGCTGCTCATTCACTGCCAATTTTGCAGCCATCACCCAATTCTTCAACAAGAGATGAGAGGGTGGTTGGCAGAGTTGAAGAGCCACCAGCTACCAAGGAAAGTGTGGAGTTGAAGAAAAGGCAGAGCGAGTCTGCCCCGAAGACACCAAAGACCAAAAAGCCTAGGAAGCCAAAGGATAATACCAATTCTTCTGTTCAACGTGTGAAGCCAGCAAAGAAGAGTATGGATATTAAAATCAATGGGTACGACATGGATATTTCCGGCATTCCGATCCCGGTTTGCTCATGCACTGGAACCCCTCAGCAATGCTATCGATGGGGCTGTGGCGGTTGGCAATCTGCTTGTTGCACCACAAATGTATCCATGTATCCTTTGCCAATGAGCACCAAGAGGCGTGGTGCGAGGATAGCTGGGCGGAAAATGAGTCAAGGGGCATTCAAAAAGGTCCTGGAGAAACTCGCAGCCGAAAACTATAACTTCAATAACCCAATTGATTTGAGGACTCATTGGGCCAGACATGGTACCAACAAGTTTGTCACTATCAGGTAG